In Pelosinus sp. UFO1, one genomic interval encodes:
- a CDS encoding Tex family protein, with protein MLHTDIPILIAKELTIKVPQVVATIQLLDEGNTVPFIARYRKEVTGELDEEQLRITEERLQYLRNLVKRQEDILASIEEQGKLTPELKVAITSASKLQELEDLYLPFKQKKRTRAQIAREKGLEPLAEIIMDQQLTTGTPLLIAADFVNAEKEVNTPEDALSGALDIIAETISEKADIRADMRKQLWKTTEVCTEMAVPEEDGKEFLTYKEYREPVNRIPSHRILAVNRGEDKKILKVSLLAPHETNVELINRKVNTGKSIFTDCISSAIADGYKRLLFPALEREIRSLLTENAEKQAIRVFSLNLRQLLLQPPFAGHTVMGLDPGYRTGCKMTVVSPTGSVLDTNVIYVTMGEGQKEKSTHIVLDAIKKHGVTLIAIGNGTASYETEEFTAQLINTHQLPVHYLITNEAGASIYSASKLAKDELPDLDVTLRGAVSIARRVQDPLAELVKIDPKSIGVGQYQHDVNQKELSNTLSNVVESAVNHVGVELNTASIELLKHVSGINATVAKNIVAYRDENGTFKSRSQLLKVPRLGQSTFIQCAGFLRIKNGEAPLDNTPVHPESYKLAAAILAKLGFTPKDLKDKETLQTIQDEAQKANAATLAAELEAGEPTVRDILAALAKPGRDPREDLPAPMTRKNIVKLSELTPGSIVKGTVHNVTDFGVFVDIGIKTNGLIHRSELSHKPFRHPLDVTSVGDILEVMILSVDESRNRIALSLKQAKTVEGKQ; from the coding sequence ATGTTACATACTGATATTCCTATACTAATCGCAAAGGAGCTTACTATTAAAGTTCCTCAAGTAGTCGCCACCATTCAGTTATTGGATGAGGGTAATACGGTTCCTTTTATTGCGCGTTACCGCAAAGAAGTAACTGGTGAGCTAGATGAAGAGCAACTTCGTATTACAGAAGAGCGCTTACAGTATTTGCGAAATCTCGTTAAACGCCAAGAAGATATACTAGCTAGTATTGAAGAGCAGGGCAAACTAACACCTGAACTAAAGGTAGCGATTACTTCCGCTAGTAAGCTCCAGGAACTAGAAGACTTATACTTGCCCTTCAAACAAAAGAAACGTACTCGTGCCCAAATTGCCAGAGAAAAGGGTCTAGAACCTTTAGCTGAAATTATCATGGACCAACAACTGACAACGGGGACACCACTTCTTATTGCTGCAGACTTTGTTAATGCAGAGAAAGAAGTAAATACACCAGAAGATGCCCTCAGTGGTGCCCTTGATATCATTGCGGAAACAATAAGTGAAAAAGCAGATATTAGAGCCGATATGCGTAAGCAGTTGTGGAAAACAACTGAAGTCTGTACTGAGATGGCAGTTCCAGAAGAGGACGGTAAAGAATTTCTCACCTATAAAGAATATCGCGAACCTGTTAATCGCATTCCATCTCATCGCATCTTAGCGGTTAATCGGGGCGAAGATAAAAAAATACTTAAAGTCTCCCTTTTAGCACCTCATGAAACCAATGTGGAACTTATAAACCGTAAGGTCAATACTGGCAAATCAATTTTCACCGATTGTATTTCATCTGCCATAGCAGATGGCTACAAGCGCTTATTATTCCCTGCCCTAGAGAGAGAAATCCGTTCTCTCCTTACCGAAAATGCAGAAAAGCAAGCAATTCGCGTATTTAGTCTTAATCTGCGTCAACTACTTCTTCAACCTCCCTTTGCGGGCCATACCGTTATGGGGCTAGATCCGGGGTACCGCACAGGTTGTAAAATGACAGTAGTAAGCCCTACGGGTTCCGTACTGGACACTAATGTTATCTATGTAACCATGGGAGAGGGACAAAAAGAAAAATCAACTCACATTGTATTAGATGCAATAAAAAAACATGGCGTAACTCTTATTGCCATTGGTAATGGTACAGCCTCTTATGAAACAGAGGAGTTCACCGCGCAGCTGATCAATACACATCAATTGCCAGTTCACTATCTAATTACAAATGAAGCAGGGGCTTCTATCTATTCCGCCTCGAAATTAGCAAAAGATGAACTACCTGATCTAGATGTTACCCTACGAGGAGCAGTGTCTATTGCCCGAAGAGTACAAGATCCTTTAGCCGAGCTAGTAAAAATTGATCCCAAATCCATTGGCGTTGGCCAATACCAACATGATGTCAACCAAAAGGAATTAAGTAATACTCTATCTAACGTAGTAGAATCTGCTGTTAATCATGTTGGCGTTGAATTAAATACAGCTTCTATTGAATTACTCAAACATGTTTCAGGTATTAATGCTACTGTTGCCAAAAACATTGTAGCTTACCGAGATGAAAATGGCACCTTTAAAAGTCGATCTCAGTTATTAAAAGTGCCTCGTTTAGGACAATCTACTTTCATTCAATGTGCTGGTTTCCTTCGTATTAAGAATGGGGAGGCGCCTCTTGACAATACACCTGTTCATCCTGAATCCTATAAACTGGCAGCCGCTATTTTAGCTAAACTTGGCTTTACCCCTAAGGATTTAAAAGATAAAGAGACGTTGCAAACAATACAAGATGAAGCTCAAAAAGCAAATGCCGCTACTCTTGCAGCAGAATTAGAAGCAGGCGAGCCTACCGTTCGAGACATTTTAGCAGCACTTGCTAAGCCTGGTCGTGATCCGAGGGAAGATTTACCGGCTCCTATGACGCGAAAAAATATTGTTAAGCTCTCTGAGTTAACCCCTGGATCCATCGTCAAAGGTACCGTACATAACGTGACTGACTTTGGCGTATTTGTAGATATCGGCATTAAAACAAATGGCCTTATCCATCGTTCAGAACTCAGCCACAAACCCTTCCGCCATCCATTAGATGTTACTTCTGTAGGTGACATCCTAGAGGTAATGATTCTTAGCGTGGATGAAAGCCGTAATCGCATTGCTCTAAGTTTAAAACAGGCAAAAACAGTCGAAGGCAAGCAATAG
- a CDS encoding sensor histidine kinase, producing the protein MDSFLLWEMVERMSVAATSAFLLSQFSIFRRMIYRQGSFSEKATITIVFGMIGILGTYAGIPVGDALANSRVIGVMAAGLIGGPAMGIVAGVIAGGHRYLLGGFTAFSCGIANICEGLLAGMVHRYYPEKLIPWWVALVAGVVGEVMQMVIILLTAKPYGMARELVDAIGIPMIVVNSLGIAIFMLIVKTAMCTQEQVGAEQSHKALDIATKTLPFLRHGLDGRSAQETAQIIFDAGGYEAVAITDTEQVLAFVGIEKAHHAPDTLGLTVSTRNVLSSGEMYIAQSPFEIGCSCKNCKLASGIIVPLKRANLVIGALKLYYTRTNAVGHADMVFASGVAHLFSTQLELTEIDRQAKLVSRAELKALYAQINPHFLFNTLNTITSLVRTKPDLARELLLKLSAMFRYTLHKTGRTITISEELAQVRAYLTIEQARHGDKLVIEEDISAEVEKFLIPSLTIQPLVENAIKHGLQPKENGGCIVIGAKEGDKDITITIRDNGIGMDVKGRCPLAAPSPDCIGLSNVHERLRGQYGIGFGLTIFSTPGSGTMVTLRIPKLLCDEGEECA; encoded by the coding sequence ATGGATAGTTTTTTGTTATGGGAAATGGTAGAAAGGATGAGTGTTGCTGCAACTTCTGCCTTTTTGTTATCGCAGTTCTCAATATTTCGCAGGATGATTTACCGACAAGGAAGTTTTAGTGAAAAAGCAACGATCACCATCGTCTTTGGCATGATAGGAATCTTAGGAACCTATGCGGGTATTCCCGTTGGCGATGCATTAGCTAATTCTCGAGTAATCGGCGTAATGGCTGCAGGATTAATTGGCGGCCCTGCTATGGGAATTGTTGCGGGAGTTATTGCTGGTGGTCATCGCTATTTATTAGGCGGTTTTACTGCTTTTTCTTGTGGAATTGCAAATATCTGCGAAGGCTTATTAGCAGGAATGGTTCATCGTTATTACCCCGAAAAACTGATTCCTTGGTGGGTGGCCTTAGTGGCTGGCGTAGTAGGGGAAGTCATGCAGATGGTGATTATTTTACTTACAGCCAAGCCCTATGGGATGGCTAGAGAATTAGTAGATGCCATTGGTATACCTATGATTGTTGTTAATTCTTTAGGTATCGCTATCTTTATGTTAATTGTTAAAACGGCTATGTGTACTCAAGAACAAGTGGGAGCGGAACAATCCCATAAGGCTCTGGACATTGCTACCAAAACATTACCCTTCTTACGGCATGGACTTGATGGCCGCTCGGCCCAGGAAACAGCCCAAATTATTTTTGACGCAGGGGGTTATGAAGCAGTAGCTATTACAGATACAGAGCAGGTTTTAGCTTTTGTTGGAATTGAGAAAGCCCATCATGCCCCGGATACTTTAGGGTTAACAGTCTCGACACGTAATGTACTCTCTAGTGGAGAAATGTATATTGCACAAAGCCCATTCGAAATTGGGTGTTCTTGCAAGAACTGTAAATTGGCTAGTGGCATTATTGTACCGTTAAAAAGGGCAAATCTTGTTATTGGTGCTTTAAAGCTTTATTATACGCGGACAAATGCTGTGGGGCATGCTGATATGGTATTTGCCTCTGGTGTAGCTCATTTATTTTCAACTCAATTAGAACTGACGGAAATTGATCGCCAAGCAAAATTGGTATCTAGGGCAGAGTTAAAAGCTCTTTATGCGCAAATTAATCCTCACTTTTTATTTAATACCCTCAATACCATCACTTCTTTGGTACGTACGAAACCTGATTTAGCCAGAGAACTTCTGCTTAAGCTTAGTGCCATGTTTCGCTATACCTTGCATAAAACAGGGCGTACGATTACTATTAGTGAAGAATTGGCCCAAGTGCGGGCTTATTTGACCATTGAGCAAGCGAGACATGGGGATAAATTAGTTATTGAGGAAGATATTTCGGCAGAAGTAGAAAAGTTTTTAATTCCTTCTTTGACCATTCAACCTTTAGTAGAAAATGCGATAAAACATGGATTGCAGCCTAAAGAGAATGGAGGATGTATTGTCATAGGAGCGAAAGAGGGCGATAAAGATATTACCATTACCATTCGTGATAATGGTATTGGAATGGACGTTAAAGGGCGATGCCCTTTGGCAGCCCCTTCTCCAGATTGTATTGGTTTATCGAATGTTCATGAACGATTGCGGGGCCAGTATGGCATAGGGTTTGGATTGACGATTTTTAGTACCCCTGGCAGTGGAACGATGGTAACGCTGCGCATACCGAAACTTTTGTGTGATGAGGGGGAAGAATGTGCTTAG
- a CDS encoding LytTR family DNA-binding domain-containing protein: protein MLSILIVDDENPARDELTYLLSLENQVEIVGEADSGAAAIGLAAQLKPNVIFMDVQMRGMNGLETAAVLRTIIPDTLLVFATAYDEYAVQAFEVGAVDYLLKPFESGRVHMTVERLKSYHGDEWGAAIQRVDAALHKAKVVVQKLPLEKNGKIIMVHYNDLIYVYTQKGMVTVVTIYGEYGYVGTLTELEDRLIQTALVRVHKSYIVNLDKVKEVVPWFKGTYWLKVEGDIEIPVSKSKVKEIKGILGLK, encoded by the coding sequence GTGCTTAGTATTTTAATTGTAGATGATGAAAATCCAGCTCGGGATGAATTAACCTATTTATTGTCTTTGGAAAATCAAGTGGAAATAGTAGGTGAGGCGGATAGTGGCGCTGCCGCCATTGGTTTAGCGGCGCAATTAAAACCAAATGTGATTTTTATGGATGTTCAAATGCGTGGTATGAATGGTCTTGAGACGGCTGCTGTACTTCGCACTATCATTCCAGATACCTTGCTTGTATTTGCTACTGCCTATGATGAATATGCGGTGCAGGCTTTTGAAGTTGGGGCTGTGGATTATCTCTTAAAGCCTTTTGAAAGTGGGCGGGTTCATATGACAGTAGAGCGTCTTAAAAGTTATCATGGCGATGAGTGGGGAGCAGCCATTCAGCGTGTAGATGCAGCCTTGCATAAAGCTAAGGTGGTTGTTCAAAAACTTCCTCTAGAAAAGAACGGCAAAATTATTATGGTACATTATAATGACCTTATTTACGTTTATACTCAAAAAGGTATGGTGACCGTAGTGACCATCTATGGCGAATATGGTTATGTAGGCACTCTTACAGAATTAGAAGATCGTCTAATACAGACGGCATTAGTGAGAGTGCATAAGAGCTATATCGTGAATTTGGATAAGGTAAAAGAAGTAGTTCCCTGGTTTAAAGGAACCTATTGGCTCAAAGTTGAAGGGGATATTGAAATTCCCGTTAGTAAAAGCAAGGTTAAAGAAATCAAAGGCATATTAGGGTTGAAATAG
- a CDS encoding spore coat protein — protein sequence MVQAGQQQNQQSNYQGSQQQQQSNQQQGLSGQGSQFADRDILQLVLNESKHTAESINSYILEAGDEQLRRDYMTVLGDVYSQQKQIFDVMQQKGYYNVESASAQQMAKAQSKFSGQMQ from the coding sequence ATGGTACAAGCAGGTCAACAGCAAAATCAACAAAGTAACTACCAAGGTAGCCAACAGCAACAGCAAAGTAACCAACAACAAGGGCTATCAGGACAAGGCAGTCAGTTTGCTGATCGGGATATATTACAGTTAGTATTAAATGAAAGCAAGCACACTGCAGAATCCATTAATTCCTATATTCTCGAGGCTGGCGATGAGCAATTGCGTAGAGATTATATGACAGTGCTTGGTGATGTTTACAGCCAACAAAAACAAATTTTTGATGTGATGCAGCAAAAAGGTTATTATAATGTAGAAAGCGCATCTGCCCAACAGATGGCAAAAGCACAAAGTAAATTTAGCGGTCAAATGCAATAA
- a CDS encoding Fur family transcriptional regulator: MEICITSLLRDKGFKVTPQRLAIYNMLSSTKSHPNAEMIFSELQEMYPTMSLATVYKTMEILKEIGLVQVLNAGEDSFRYDAVTTNHPHVRCTECGQVEDVHGIDIDAFVDQVSQGTNYKIMGQQFYFHGICPNCQPKQTN; this comes from the coding sequence ATGGAAATTTGTATTACTTCTTTACTTCGCGATAAAGGATTTAAAGTTACCCCTCAGCGGTTAGCTATTTATAATATGTTATCTTCAACAAAATCGCATCCAAATGCAGAAATGATTTTTAGTGAGCTGCAGGAGATGTATCCAACTATGAGTTTAGCTACTGTTTATAAGACAATGGAAATCCTGAAAGAAATTGGTTTAGTTCAAGTCTTAAATGCTGGTGAAGATAGTTTTCGCTATGATGCGGTTACAACAAATCATCCTCATGTAAGATGCACTGAATGTGGTCAGGTTGAAGATGTTCATGGTATTGATATTGATGCTTTTGTTGATCAAGTATCCCAAGGTACAAATTATAAAATTATGGGTCAACAATTTTATTTTCATGGAATTTGTCCGAATTGTCAACCCAAGCAAACCAATTAA
- the deoC gene encoding deoxyribose-phosphate aldolase: MDLANYIDHTILKPEATPQDIRRLCSEAIKCNFAAVCVNPCYVDLAVSLLVGSGVNVATVIGFPLGANLSVVKAFEARQAILHGADELDMVINVGAAKLGLWEAVSYDIEQVLSEAQGRTVKVIVETGLLTEEEKEKVCHIVLESGAQYIKTSTGFVPGGATVADIKLFKSIVGDKIGIKASGGIRTLEDAKAMITAGATRLGTSAGVSIVS; this comes from the coding sequence ATGGATTTAGCAAATTATATTGATCATACAATTCTGAAACCAGAGGCGACCCCACAAGATATTCGTCGTTTGTGTAGCGAAGCCATAAAATGTAACTTTGCTGCTGTTTGTGTTAATCCTTGTTATGTGGATTTAGCAGTAAGTTTGTTGGTCGGTTCGGGTGTTAACGTTGCTACTGTAATTGGCTTTCCATTAGGAGCAAACTTGTCCGTTGTAAAGGCGTTTGAAGCAAGACAAGCAATCTTGCATGGTGCAGATGAGCTAGATATGGTTATCAATGTTGGTGCTGCTAAGCTAGGGCTTTGGGAGGCGGTATCGTATGATATTGAGCAGGTCCTTTCAGAAGCGCAGGGTCGTACGGTAAAGGTTATTGTAGAAACTGGATTATTGACAGAGGAAGAGAAAGAAAAGGTTTGCCACATTGTTTTAGAAAGTGGAGCCCAATATATAAAAACATCTACAGGTTTTGTACCTGGTGGAGCTACCGTCGCAGATATAAAATTGTTTAAGTCCATAGTAGGAGATAAAATTGGCATCAAAGCGTCAGGGGGTATCCGTACTCTCGAAGATGCTAAAGCCATGATAACTGCTGGTGCCACACGTTTAGGTACCAGTGCGGGTGTGAGTATCGTTAGTTAG
- a CDS encoding peptidase MA family metallohydrolase has product MRKVEIGDTGMLTLVIGLLCILVLVFIVPSRTRSWVYPIVRQAVQIKVNYETRDMASYETEHFRIKYTSSDADVVGMIAEASEAAYQPVVNALGYAPRGKNLILIHPNKNELRQAFGWSDNESAMGVYWGGTIQILSPHVWLNKGESVEEFIHSGPMVHEYTHMVFDYVTNGNYPRWFTEGLAQYVEYRVNNYEWKTKSNTLDASMYTMAELDQQFDELPNQALAYRESLAAVRYIAEVYGEDKLQEVISGLKAGKTMGNSISQALGQDYPLFTSSWQQWAILHMNTETGK; this is encoded by the coding sequence ATGCGAAAAGTAGAAATCGGCGATACCGGTATGTTGACATTGGTGATTGGACTACTATGTATTCTAGTGCTAGTCTTCATCGTGCCGTCAAGAACTCGCTCATGGGTATACCCTATAGTACGTCAAGCTGTGCAGATTAAAGTCAATTATGAAACACGTGACATGGCATCTTATGAGACCGAACATTTTAGGATTAAATACACTTCATCTGATGCCGATGTGGTAGGTATGATAGCTGAGGCCTCTGAGGCAGCCTATCAGCCTGTGGTAAATGCATTAGGATATGCACCTCGTGGCAAAAACTTGATTCTTATACACCCTAACAAAAATGAATTGCGCCAGGCTTTTGGTTGGTCTGATAATGAAAGCGCGATGGGTGTCTATTGGGGTGGTACGATTCAAATTTTGTCACCTCATGTCTGGTTAAATAAGGGAGAGTCAGTAGAGGAGTTTATTCATTCAGGACCAATGGTACATGAGTATACTCACATGGTTTTTGATTATGTAACAAATGGAAATTATCCTCGTTGGTTTACAGAAGGATTAGCCCAATATGTGGAATATCGTGTAAATAATTATGAGTGGAAGACGAAAAGTAATACGTTAGATGCTAGTATGTATACGATGGCAGAGTTAGATCAGCAATTTGACGAACTGCCTAATCAAGCATTAGCCTATCGGGAGTCTTTAGCAGCTGTACGTTATATTGCAGAAGTATATGGTGAAGATAAGCTGCAAGAGGTTATAAGCGGGCTAAAGGCTGGAAAAACTATGGGCAATTCCATAAGTCAGGCTTTGGGGCAAGATTACCCCTTGTTTACAAGCTCTTGGCAACAATGGGCAATATTGCATATGAATACGGAAACAGGGAAGTAG
- a CDS encoding phosphomannomutase/phosphoglucomutase: MKIFHACDIRGIAGSELTEEMAHKIGLAVGVKLTGQKVVVGGDIRLSTPLLKSIMIKALVNSGCEVIDIGTVATPVFYYGLKVTKAAGGVMVTASHNPAPYNGFKLVFGDQPVSEADILEIKQMVEEGCQVSGDGAVTNLPVIEDYTKFTASLAQPSRLRVVVDAGNGATSHIAPALFKELGYDVIELYCQPDGNFPNRSPNPALAENLKGLGEKVVKSGANLGVAFDGDGDRVAFVDENGRPVDNDDIIVLIAKYYLEQQPGSIIYDAKCSMVAPEQISKAGGKAVMARAGHTFCKAAFLKEKALFAGEISGHFFFRELGYDDGMFAGLKVCEFVATHGSLAALVDEIPNYILTPDIRITYKGNDKEAVLDQVAQKLSAYQPNRIDGVRIEFEDGWGMIRASVTEPLFTLRFEAKSLERLHEIISLLVSALPENIKTAVMDALPPQYK, translated from the coding sequence ATGAAGATTTTCCATGCGTGTGATATTCGAGGAATTGCCGGTAGTGAACTGACAGAGGAGATGGCACACAAAATAGGCTTGGCAGTAGGTGTTAAACTGACTGGTCAGAAAGTAGTAGTGGGTGGCGATATTCGTCTGTCTACTCCTCTTTTGAAAAGTATTATGATAAAAGCTTTGGTGAACTCAGGTTGTGAAGTTATTGATATTGGAACCGTTGCGACCCCTGTGTTTTACTATGGACTAAAGGTCACGAAAGCTGCGGGTGGCGTTATGGTCACGGCTTCTCATAATCCGGCACCTTATAATGGTTTTAAACTAGTGTTTGGCGATCAACCAGTAAGTGAGGCAGATATTCTAGAAATAAAACAGATGGTTGAAGAGGGGTGTCAAGTTTCTGGTGATGGTGCAGTTACTAACTTGCCAGTCATTGAGGATTATACAAAATTTACTGCATCATTAGCCCAGCCAAGCAGACTACGGGTAGTAGTAGATGCAGGGAATGGAGCAACGTCTCATATTGCACCCGCCTTATTTAAAGAGCTGGGTTATGATGTAATTGAATTGTATTGCCAGCCTGATGGAAATTTTCCTAATCGTTCCCCGAATCCAGCTTTGGCAGAGAATTTGAAAGGCCTTGGGGAGAAAGTAGTGAAAAGTGGTGCCAATTTAGGAGTGGCCTTTGATGGTGATGGTGATCGAGTTGCCTTTGTTGATGAAAATGGGCGTCCTGTGGACAATGATGATATCATCGTGCTCATTGCTAAATATTATTTAGAACAACAGCCAGGAAGTATTATTTATGACGCGAAATGCTCAATGGTTGCGCCGGAACAAATAAGTAAAGCGGGTGGAAAGGCTGTTATGGCAAGAGCCGGACATACATTTTGCAAGGCAGCCTTTCTAAAAGAAAAGGCATTATTCGCTGGCGAGATAAGTGGTCACTTTTTCTTTCGTGAGCTTGGTTATGATGATGGTATGTTTGCCGGTCTAAAAGTATGTGAATTTGTTGCTACCCATGGCTCACTTGCTGCATTAGTAGATGAAATTCCTAATTATATTTTAACTCCTGATATTCGCATCACTTACAAGGGGAACGATAAAGAAGCAGTTTTGGATCAGGTGGCCCAGAAACTTAGTGCATACCAACCGAACCGAATTGATGGTGTACGGATTGAGTTTGAAGATGGTTGGGGTATGATTCGTGCATCTGTAACGGAACCTTTATTTACTTTGCGTTTTGAGGCAAAGTCATTAGAACGTTTGCATGAAATAATTAGCCTTTTGGTATCTGCTTTGCCAGAAAATATAAAAACGGCAGTAATGGATGCATTACCGCCACAGTATAAATAG
- a CDS encoding PAS domain-containing protein, producing MSDQQKSKEQLIQELSELRQQLEALKASPQKTIPKQPIELPLQTRKSSYPGEGEFKKLVEKSPDAIVRFDKDLRFLYANSITIEVIGIPITQCIGKTIYELNLTSKNHRSWKAHVEKVFTTKKSIAFEADFTNYKGRHFYYHARLVPEFSKDGSVPSVLCTFRNISELKKAELELRASEERNHKLLSSLPDILFFLTNEGVYLDYHVTNPHLLYKPHHSRIGKHISEVLPAEQASQIKTAVKKAIKSGKMQFLEYQLPINDVICTLEGRIITYNSDSVLVIIRDITELKHLRQELTRLDQLNLVGEMAASIGHEVRNPMTTVRGFLQLLSNKKECSKFQEYFSLMIDELDRANSIISEFLSLAKNKKVRLEKQNLNTIIKTIAPLIESNAIMSNKYLHLDLQDIPDLLLDSQEIRQLILNLVHNGLEAMPPHTTINIASFVQEDQVILAIQDKGTGIPPESIEKLGTPFFTTKETGTGLGLAVCYSIAARHKATITFNTSPQGTTFYIKFNQ from the coding sequence ATGAGCGATCAACAAAAATCGAAGGAACAACTTATCCAGGAACTATCTGAATTACGCCAGCAATTAGAGGCATTAAAAGCATCCCCCCAAAAAACAATACCTAAGCAACCAATTGAATTGCCTTTACAAACTAGAAAATCTAGCTACCCAGGCGAAGGGGAGTTTAAAAAACTAGTTGAAAAGTCTCCCGATGCCATTGTTCGTTTTGACAAAGATTTACGATTTTTATATGCAAATTCCATTACTATCGAAGTAATTGGAATACCAATTACCCAATGTATAGGGAAGACTATTTATGAGTTAAATTTAACAAGTAAGAACCATCGTTCTTGGAAAGCACACGTAGAAAAAGTATTTACAACGAAAAAAAGCATCGCCTTTGAAGCTGACTTTACCAATTATAAAGGACGGCACTTTTATTATCATGCTCGTCTTGTTCCCGAGTTTTCGAAAGATGGTAGTGTCCCTTCTGTCTTATGTACATTTCGTAATATTAGTGAATTAAAAAAAGCTGAACTGGAGCTACGTGCCAGTGAAGAACGTAATCACAAATTATTGTCCTCTTTGCCCGATATTCTGTTTTTTCTTACAAATGAAGGCGTCTATTTAGATTATCATGTAACTAACCCTCATTTACTCTATAAACCTCATCACAGTCGTATTGGTAAACATATATCTGAGGTACTACCTGCTGAACAGGCTTCGCAAATCAAGACTGCCGTTAAGAAGGCCATTAAAAGCGGTAAAATGCAGTTCTTAGAATATCAACTACCAATAAATGATGTTATTTGTACTTTAGAAGGGCGTATTATTACATATAATTCTGATAGCGTATTAGTTATCATTAGAGACATTACAGAACTAAAACATTTAAGACAAGAGCTTACCCGTCTCGATCAGCTAAATTTAGTAGGTGAAATGGCTGCCAGTATTGGGCACGAAGTGAGAAATCCTATGACTACAGTCCGAGGATTCCTGCAACTTCTTAGCAACAAAAAAGAATGTAGTAAATTCCAAGAATACTTTTCCCTAATGATCGATGAACTAGATCGAGCGAATTCGATTATTAGTGAGTTTTTATCTTTGGCAAAGAATAAAAAAGTAAGGCTGGAAAAACAAAATCTGAATACAATTATTAAGACCATCGCCCCATTAATTGAATCAAATGCTATTATGTCTAATAAATATCTCCACTTGGACTTGCAGGATATTCCTGATTTACTCCTTGACTCCCAAGAGATTCGCCAGCTCATCTTGAATTTAGTTCATAATGGTTTAGAAGCTATGCCACCTCATACCACCATAAACATTGCATCCTTTGTTCAAGAAGACCAAGTGATACTAGCAATCCAAGATAAAGGCACAGGTATCCCTCCTGAATCTATTGAGAAACTGGGAACACCCTTTTTCACAACCAAGGAAACGGGAACTGGTCTGGGCTTAGCCGTTTGCTATAGTATTGCAGCCAGACATAAGGCTACCATTACTTTCAATACCAGTCCCCAAGGCACAACCTTTTATATAAAATTTAATCAGTAG
- a CDS encoding MBL fold metallo-hydrolase: MQVHVLASGSTGNAIFLDFKHTKILVDAGISTRRIKNSLAALGTDIEELNGVVITHEHRDHVSGLPTMTKKYNLPVYASPDTWHAMYCRGVIPDSCCKRLTSNLTIGQVRVEPFSISHDAADPVGYRFYNGTDKCSVVTDLGFVTDAVKEAISLSDILVLESNHDLDMLENGAYPWHLKRRIKSNRGHLSNVDAAWVLANLKRKPSMQVFLAHISKENNDPELARRTVSAILEEQGCKLGSEIELHVTYPDRTVSSNFKEVG, from the coding sequence ATGCAAGTTCATGTTTTAGCAAGTGGCAGTACTGGAAATGCCATTTTTTTAGATTTTAAACATACCAAAATATTGGTAGATGCGGGTATTAGCACTAGGCGTATCAAAAATAGCCTGGCTGCCTTAGGTACTGATATAGAGGAGCTTAATGGAGTCGTGATTACTCATGAACATAGAGATCACGTGAGTGGCCTACCGACAATGACCAAAAAGTATAATTTGCCAGTATACGCTAGTCCTGACACCTGGCATGCTATGTACTGCCGTGGGGTAATACCAGATAGCTGCTGTAAAAGGTTAACTAGCAATCTGACGATTGGTCAAGTGCGAGTGGAACCTTTTAGCATCTCTCATGATGCGGCCGATCCCGTAGGATATCGATTTTATAATGGTACAGACAAATGTAGTGTTGTTACAGATCTAGGTTTTGTAACAGACGCAGTGAAAGAGGCAATCTCTTTAAGCGATATCTTGGTATTGGAATCCAATCATGACCTGGACATGCTAGAGAATGGTGCGTATCCTTGGCATTTAAAACGCCGTATTAAGAGTAATCGCGGTCATCTATCCAATGTGGATGCAGCGTGGGTATTAGCTAATTTAAAGCGCAAGCCGAGTATGCAAGTATTTTTGGCTCATATAAGCAAGGAAAATAATGATCCTGAATTGGCAAGAAGAACTGTGAGTGCTATATTAGAAGAGCAGGGATGTAAGCTTGGTTCAGAAATTGAACTTCATGTTACTTATCCTGACCGTACAGTGAGTAGTAATTTTAAGGAGGTTGGATGA